In Streptosporangiales bacterium, the following proteins share a genomic window:
- a CDS encoding SRPBCC domain-containing protein — protein MNSPDRRHCALDLEVEVPGTPEQVWEAIATGPGISAWLHPTRVEEHEGGAFSFDMGSGFSEPGTVTGWDPPHRFVTETSWRAGGDAGALATEWIVRARDGGTCAVRMVMSGFGEGETWDDELDGLAEGMRTALESLRLYLTHFAGWHGASLRAFGRASGTQQQAWRELLTTLGLDGVSSGEPADTNGPGVPRLAGVVEQVRPGVHRSDLLLRIDEPAPGLASIATYGASPWTEVHLSLFGDDTTGTATREESAWRAWMSEHFPTTAPGV, from the coding sequence ATGAACAGCCCCGACCGCCGACACTGCGCCCTCGACCTCGAGGTCGAGGTGCCCGGCACGCCAGAACAGGTCTGGGAGGCGATCGCCACGGGTCCCGGCATCAGCGCGTGGTTGCACCCGACGCGCGTCGAGGAGCATGAGGGCGGCGCGTTCTCGTTCGACATGGGATCGGGCTTCAGCGAGCCGGGGACGGTCACCGGCTGGGATCCACCGCACCGGTTCGTCACCGAGACGTCCTGGCGCGCGGGCGGGGACGCCGGCGCCCTCGCCACCGAGTGGATCGTCCGCGCACGCGACGGCGGCACCTGCGCCGTGCGCATGGTGATGAGCGGGTTCGGCGAGGGCGAGACGTGGGACGACGAGCTCGACGGCCTCGCCGAGGGCATGCGGACGGCGCTGGAGAGCCTGCGGCTCTACCTCACGCACTTCGCCGGGTGGCACGGCGCATCCCTGCGAGCGTTCGGTCGGGCGAGCGGGACACAGCAGCAGGCCTGGCGTGAGCTGCTCACGACCCTGGGCCTCGACGGGGTGTCGTCCGGTGAGCCGGCCGACACGAACGGGCCAGGGGTCCCGCGGCTCGCGGGGGTCGTGGAGCAGGTACGGCCCGGCGTGCACCGCAGCGACCTGCTCCTGCGGATCGACGAGCCCGCACCCGGGCTCGCATCGATCGCCACGTACGGCGCGAGCCCATGGACCGAGGTCCACCTCTCGTTGTTCGGCGACGACACCACCGGCACCGCGACGCGCGAGGAAAGCGCCTGGCGGGCCTGGATGAGCGAGCACTTCCCGACCACCGCGCCCGGCGTCTGA
- a CDS encoding helix-turn-helix domain-containing protein — MFDVEVIDDPAAAVVALDPVRARLLAALVEPGSAATLAARTGLSRQKINYHLRSLEAHGLVEQVRERRWGGLTERLLVATASSYVVSPAALGDAASDPRRVSDRMSGRYLIAVAARIIREVAAMARRAERQDKRLATLTIDTVIRFRSTTERAAFADELSEAVTALTARYHDASAPAGRTHRLVVAAHPVPSPETDEETS; from the coding sequence ATGTTCGATGTCGAAGTGATCGATGACCCGGCCGCCGCGGTCGTGGCGCTCGACCCCGTGCGGGCACGCCTGCTCGCCGCTCTCGTCGAGCCGGGGTCCGCCGCCACGCTGGCCGCGCGCACCGGGCTGAGTCGGCAGAAGATCAACTACCACCTGCGCTCGCTCGAGGCCCACGGCCTCGTCGAGCAGGTGCGGGAGCGCCGCTGGGGCGGGCTCACCGAGCGGCTACTCGTCGCGACGGCGTCGTCGTACGTCGTGTCCCCGGCGGCCCTCGGCGACGCAGCCAGCGACCCCCGTCGCGTGTCCGACCGGATGTCCGGGCGCTATCTGATCGCCGTGGCCGCGCGCATCATCCGCGAGGTCGCGGCGATGGCCCGCAGGGCCGAGCGCCAGGACAAGCGACTGGCGACACTGACCATCGACACCGTGATCCGCTTCCGCTCCACCACCGAACGCGCTGCGTTCGCCGACGAGCTCAGCGAGGCCGTGACCGCACTGACCGCGCGCTACCACGACGCGTCGGCACCCGCGGGGCGCACGCACCGCCTCGTCGTGGCCGCCCACCCCGTGCCCTCCCCGGAGACCGACGAGGAGACCTCATGA
- a CDS encoding tripartite tricarboxylate transporter permease has product MDIFGNLLGGIAGVLSPVNLLLLTAGVCIGMIIGVMPGLGPSAGLAILLPLTFGLDPTGAIVMLAAVYYGAMYGGTITSVLINTPGESATVASTFDGYPLAKAGRAGPALVVAAVGSFVAGTIGAVLLSVAAPATARVAASFGPPELFLVVIAGLLTLLVVISGNKVRGVISALFGFALATVGIDIGGGAQRYTFGSSELINGIDFVPVAIGLFGVGEVLWTLYQGGHRENLAYFGVRTGRRGFWPTAADWVESRWAIVRGSILGFFTGVTPGAGATVASLMSYSVEKAVSKTPERFGKGAMAGLAGPESANNAATAGAMVPLLTLGIPGSASTAVLLGGFLMWGLQPGPLLMEQNPEFAWGLIGSMYLGNVMLLVVNIFCIPLFASIARVPFRYLAPIIVVLCVLGTFSINASIVEVGIMLGCGVLGFLMRRFGLSPAATVIALVLGPMAEETLRQSMIISHGSFGIFVQRPVSLTLLFVLLALCVAPVLTSFVRRRRRQAPDDEPRVLSKR; this is encoded by the coding sequence ATGGACATCTTCGGAAACCTCCTCGGCGGCATCGCCGGCGTCCTGTCGCCCGTCAACCTGCTGCTGCTGACGGCCGGGGTCTGCATCGGGATGATCATCGGGGTGATGCCCGGGCTCGGGCCGTCGGCCGGGCTCGCGATCCTGCTGCCGCTGACGTTCGGGCTCGATCCGACGGGCGCCATCGTCATGCTCGCCGCCGTCTACTACGGCGCGATGTACGGCGGCACCATCACCTCGGTGCTCATCAACACCCCGGGCGAGTCCGCGACCGTCGCGAGCACGTTCGACGGCTATCCGCTGGCGAAGGCGGGACGTGCGGGACCCGCACTCGTCGTGGCGGCGGTGGGCTCGTTCGTCGCGGGCACGATCGGGGCAGTGCTGCTCAGCGTCGCGGCGCCGGCGACCGCGCGCGTGGCGGCGAGCTTCGGTCCGCCCGAGCTCTTCCTCGTGGTGATCGCCGGGCTGCTGACCCTGCTCGTCGTGATCAGCGGCAACAAGGTACGCGGGGTCATCTCGGCGCTGTTCGGCTTCGCACTGGCGACGGTCGGCATCGACATCGGCGGCGGCGCGCAGCGCTACACGTTCGGCTCGTCCGAGCTGATCAACGGCATCGACTTCGTCCCCGTCGCGATCGGCCTGTTCGGCGTGGGCGAGGTGCTGTGGACGCTGTACCAGGGCGGGCACCGGGAGAATCTCGCGTACTTCGGTGTCAGGACGGGCCGTCGCGGCTTCTGGCCGACCGCGGCCGACTGGGTCGAGTCGCGCTGGGCGATCGTGCGCGGCTCGATCCTCGGCTTCTTCACCGGCGTCACCCCGGGCGCGGGTGCGACGGTCGCCTCGCTGATGTCGTACAGCGTGGAGAAGGCCGTCTCGAAGACCCCGGAACGCTTCGGCAAGGGCGCGATGGCCGGGCTCGCGGGACCCGAGTCGGCCAACAACGCCGCCACCGCGGGCGCGATGGTGCCGCTGCTGACCCTGGGCATCCCCGGCTCGGCGTCGACCGCCGTCCTGCTCGGGGGCTTCCTCATGTGGGGACTGCAGCCGGGGCCGCTGCTGATGGAACAGAACCCGGAGTTCGCCTGGGGCCTCATCGGCAGCATGTACCTCGGCAACGTGATGCTGCTCGTCGTCAACATCTTCTGCATCCCACTGTTCGCGAGCATCGCACGGGTGCCGTTCCGCTACCTCGCACCGATCATCGTCGTGCTGTGCGTGCTCGGGACGTTCAGCATCAACGCGAGCATCGTCGAGGTCGGCATCATGCTCGGCTGCGGAGTCCTCGGCTTCCTGATGCGCCGGTTCGGGCTCTCGCCCGCGGCGACCGTGATCGCGCTCGTCCTCGGCCCGATGGCCGAGGAGACGCTGCGGCAGAGCATGATCATCTCCCACGGCAGCTTCGGCATCTTCGTCCAGCGGCCGGTGTCGCTCACCCTGCTGTTCGTCCTGCTGGCGCTGTGCGTCGCGCCGGTCCTGACGTCGTTCGTCCGCCGCAGGCGCCGCCAGGCACCGGACGACGAACCACGCGTGCTGTCGAAGCGGTGA
- a CDS encoding tripartite tricarboxylate transporter substrate binding protein: MARTLVDLIKKNELYPHDIEVENREGGSGATGWGYLFSKRGDPYNISTTSGSFLTTPLQADTGWKPTDFTPVGLFATDDYLFTTRPKSGITTWQQWVDFAKKKGTVAVGGIGTVNVDFILHSKVAKQSGYKIDYVPFNDEGQLQTALLSGALDAAFSNVGEVLGQVEAKKTNALLYTGKKPHGVIKDVPTATSLGLKGLISMPRGMILPPDTPKDVQDWWIATMKKVVETKEWKDYVAKNYLSEDVRYGKDFTTYLNSTSKELTRILREEGAIK, from the coding sequence ATGGCGCGCACCCTCGTCGACCTGATCAAGAAGAACGAGCTGTACCCGCACGACATCGAGGTCGAGAACCGCGAGGGCGGGAGCGGCGCGACGGGCTGGGGCTACCTCTTCAGCAAGCGCGGTGACCCGTACAACATCTCGACGACGTCGGGCTCGTTCCTCACGACGCCGCTGCAGGCCGACACCGGGTGGAAGCCGACCGACTTCACCCCCGTCGGCCTGTTCGCCACCGACGACTACCTCTTCACCACGCGGCCGAAGTCGGGCATTACGACCTGGCAGCAGTGGGTCGACTTCGCCAAGAAGAAGGGCACCGTCGCGGTCGGCGGGATCGGCACGGTCAACGTCGACTTCATCCTGCACTCCAAGGTCGCGAAGCAGTCCGGCTACAAGATCGACTACGTCCCGTTCAACGACGAGGGCCAGCTGCAGACGGCACTGCTGTCCGGCGCGCTCGACGCGGCGTTCTCCAACGTCGGTGAGGTGCTCGGGCAGGTCGAGGCGAAGAAGACGAACGCCCTGCTCTACACGGGCAAGAAGCCGCACGGCGTGATCAAGGACGTCCCGACGGCCACGTCACTCGGCCTGAAGGGCCTCATCTCGATGCCGCGCGGCATGATCCTGCCTCCCGACACGCCCAAGGACGTCCAGGACTGGTGGATCGCGACCATGAAGAAGGTGGTCGAGACCAAGGAGTGGAAGGACTACGTCGCGAAGAACTACCTCTCCGAGGACGTGCGGTACGGCAAGGACTTCACGACGTACCTGAACTCCACGAGCAAGGAGCTCACCAGGATCCTGCGGGAGGAGGGGGCGATCAAGTGA
- a CDS encoding enoyl-CoA hydratase, whose protein sequence is MSSNDLRLERDGEVATLVIDREQSRNAIRLEMYRALPDLLKEIDADRSIAVLVLRGAGTKAFASGADISEFQAVRAEAESARHYNERVAAAERALEGLSKPTIAMIHGYCIGGGLGLALACDMRFSDDRGRFAITPAKLGLVYSLESTRRLVDLVGPSRAKWILMSGEQLDAPAAARLGLVDEVTGVDEVEALTYDFARLVTTRAQFSVRATKEIVRRICAGQTEDDEATTQLRNSSFDTDDYAEGVRAFLAKRRPDFTWR, encoded by the coding sequence ATGAGTAGCAACGATCTTCGACTGGAGCGGGACGGCGAGGTGGCGACGCTCGTCATCGACCGGGAGCAGAGCCGCAATGCCATCAGGCTCGAGATGTACCGGGCGCTGCCCGACCTGCTGAAGGAGATCGACGCCGACCGGTCGATCGCGGTCCTCGTGCTGCGTGGCGCGGGCACGAAGGCGTTCGCGTCCGGCGCCGACATCTCCGAGTTCCAGGCCGTCCGCGCCGAGGCCGAGAGCGCGCGGCACTACAACGAACGGGTCGCCGCCGCGGAACGGGCGCTCGAGGGCCTGAGCAAGCCGACGATCGCGATGATCCACGGCTACTGCATCGGCGGCGGACTCGGCCTCGCGCTCGCCTGCGACATGCGGTTCAGCGACGACCGGGGGCGCTTCGCGATCACGCCGGCCAAGCTCGGCCTGGTCTACAGCCTGGAGTCGACCAGGCGGCTGGTCGACCTCGTCGGTCCGTCGCGGGCCAAATGGATCCTGATGTCCGGCGAACAGCTCGATGCCCCCGCCGCCGCGCGACTCGGCCTCGTCGACGAGGTGACAGGCGTCGACGAGGTCGAGGCGCTCACGTACGACTTCGCCCGGCTGGTCACCACGCGCGCCCAGTTCAGCGTGCGCGCGACCAAGGAGATCGTGCGCAGGATCTGCGCCGGGCAGACCGAGGACGACGAGGCCACGACGCAGCTGCGCAACTCGTCGTTCGACACCGACGACTACGCCGAGGGCGTCCGCGCCTTCCTGGCGAAACGCAGGCCCGACTTCACCTGGCGGTGA
- a CDS encoding CoA transferase produces MATRPLDGFRVLDLTRYLSGPYCTMVLAELGADVIKIEQPGTGDDSRRLSPKVNGESYPFGMPNRSKRSVSLDLKQDAGRVAFLQLAESADLVIENFRPGVVDRLGIDYDDVRALRPDILYCSISGFGQTGPFRDRPGFDIMAQGMVGFLRMTGHPDGRPAKVGIAINDIAAGSTALYSILAAELHRKRTGEGQYLDVSLVDAGLAWTVWESGAYFGSGEEPLPTGTRHRRSTPYQAYRSLDGFVTIGANNDRLWQRLVTGVLDRPEWLTDERFATLEDRMANIDELQAEIEAITSLRATDELLELLDRAGVPGGPVLTYPEALDNAHVKERGMVTEVEHPIIGPMHTIAPPTKFSGLPYDVRGPAPWLGQHTSSVLAEVGLTADEIAGLYESGAAYDQHPDMQPESTN; encoded by the coding sequence ATGGCAACGCGTCCGCTGGACGGATTCCGGGTCCTCGACCTCACCCGCTACCTCTCCGGGCCGTACTGCACGATGGTCCTCGCCGAGCTCGGCGCCGACGTGATCAAGATCGAGCAGCCGGGCACGGGCGACGACTCGCGCCGGCTGAGCCCGAAGGTGAACGGCGAGAGCTACCCGTTCGGTATGCCGAACCGGAGCAAGCGCAGCGTGTCGCTCGACCTCAAGCAGGACGCGGGCAGGGTGGCGTTCCTCCAGCTCGCCGAGAGCGCCGACCTGGTCATCGAGAACTTCCGGCCCGGGGTCGTCGACCGGCTCGGCATCGACTACGACGACGTACGCGCCCTGCGGCCCGACATCCTGTACTGCTCGATCAGCGGGTTCGGCCAGACCGGACCGTTCCGCGACCGGCCCGGTTTCGACATCATGGCGCAGGGCATGGTCGGCTTCCTGCGGATGACCGGCCACCCGGACGGCCGTCCCGCGAAGGTCGGCATCGCGATCAACGACATCGCCGCCGGCTCGACGGCGCTCTACTCGATCCTCGCGGCCGAGCTGCACCGTAAGCGGACGGGCGAGGGCCAGTACCTCGACGTCTCGCTCGTCGACGCCGGTCTCGCGTGGACCGTGTGGGAGTCCGGTGCGTACTTCGGGAGCGGCGAGGAGCCGCTGCCGACCGGCACCAGGCATCGCCGGTCGACGCCGTACCAGGCCTACCGTTCCCTCGACGGGTTCGTGACGATCGGCGCCAACAACGACCGGCTCTGGCAGCGCCTCGTGACCGGCGTCCTCGACCGGCCCGAGTGGCTCACCGACGAACGCTTCGCGACGCTCGAGGACCGCATGGCCAACATCGACGAGCTGCAGGCCGAGATCGAGGCGATCACGTCGCTGCGCGCCACCGACGAGCTGCTCGAGCTGCTCGACCGCGCCGGCGTCCCCGGCGGCCCCGTCCTCACCTACCCGGAGGCGCTCGACAACGCGCACGTCAAGGAGCGCGGCATGGTCACCGAGGTCGAGCACCCGATCATCGGCCCGATGCACACGATCGCGCCGCCGACGAAGTTCAGCGGCCTCCCGTACGACGTCCGCGGCCCGGCGCCGTGGCTCGGCCAGCACACGTCGTCGGTGCTCGCCGAGGTCGGTCTCACCGCGGACGAGATCGCCGGACTGTACGAGTCCGGCGCCGCGTACGACCAGCACCCCGACATGCAACCGGAGAGCACGAACTGA
- a CDS encoding helix-turn-helix domain-containing protein — MARHWLRRTAGGGVTHPDQAPASGGGVQSIDRAVAVLRCFGRRTPELGITEISRTTGLSTSTVHRLLSAMQHNGLVQPAPGRRYALGPLLVQLARSGAFPTSVLDAARPVMHELRDRFDETIALHELLASNDRAVVDQVESHQELRRTYTNLGTPIPLPLGAPGKVLLAYAPDDVREAILRRPIPRVTPTTVTDVDDLRAQLESVRSDGYAMSFAERTPGIRTVASPVFDHTGRVVGCVSICGPEIRMPRSRMDELAPQIGDAAARISARLGATGQDGSAATRDT; from the coding sequence ATGGCGCGGCACTGGCTGCGCCGGACGGCGGGAGGCGGCGTGACCCATCCGGACCAGGCACCCGCGAGCGGGGGCGGCGTGCAGTCGATCGACCGTGCCGTGGCGGTGCTGCGGTGCTTCGGCCGCCGCACGCCGGAGCTGGGCATCACCGAGATCTCCCGCACCACCGGCCTGTCGACGAGCACCGTGCACCGGCTGCTCTCGGCGATGCAGCACAACGGACTCGTCCAGCCGGCGCCCGGTCGGCGTTACGCCCTCGGCCCGCTGCTCGTCCAGCTGGCACGCAGCGGTGCGTTCCCCACGTCGGTTCTCGACGCCGCGCGTCCGGTGATGCACGAGCTGCGCGACCGGTTCGACGAGACGATCGCGCTGCACGAGCTGCTGGCGTCGAACGACCGCGCCGTCGTCGACCAGGTGGAGAGCCACCAGGAGCTGCGGCGCACGTACACCAACCTCGGCACGCCCATCCCGCTGCCGCTTGGCGCGCCCGGCAAGGTGCTGCTCGCGTACGCGCCCGACGACGTCCGCGAGGCGATCCTGCGCCGGCCGATCCCCCGGGTCACCCCGACCACGGTCACCGACGTCGACGACCTGCGCGCCCAGCTCGAGTCGGTCAGGTCGGACGGCTACGCGATGTCGTTCGCCGAGCGGACGCCCGGGATCAGGACGGTCGCGTCACCGGTGTTCGACCACACGGGACGGGTCGTGGGGTGCGTCAGCATCTGCGGTCCCGAGATCCGCATGCCGCGCTCGCGGATGGACGAGTTGGCGCCGCAGATCGGCGACGCCGCCGCGCGGATCTCCGCACGGCTCGGAGCGACCGGTCAGGACGGGTCCGCGGCCACCCGGGACACGTAG
- a CDS encoding VOC family protein yields MAIARFPSLVIDCPDPGALARFYGALLDWKVDVSSDWADVRADYGHCISFQQVESYARPRWPAQDVPQQMHVDVIVDDLDAAEAAVLDLGATKHEHQPGTKFRVFLDPAGHPFCLCLD; encoded by the coding sequence ATGGCTATCGCACGCTTCCCGAGCTTGGTCATCGACTGTCCCGATCCCGGCGCCCTCGCGCGGTTCTACGGCGCGCTGCTGGACTGGAAGGTCGACGTCTCCTCCGACTGGGCCGACGTCCGCGCGGACTACGGTCACTGCATCTCCTTCCAACAGGTGGAGTCCTACGCCCGGCCCCGGTGGCCGGCCCAGGACGTACCCCAGCAGATGCATGTCGACGTGATCGTCGACGACCTCGACGCCGCAGAGGCGGCAGTGCTCGATCTCGGCGCGACCAAGCACGAGCACCAGCCGGGGACGAAGTTCCGCGTCTTCCTCGACCCGGCGGGACACCCCTTCTGCCTCTGCCTGGACTGA
- a CDS encoding family 20 glycosylhydrolase, with protein MIIPVPSSVRWTDGTFTFGDTVVSGPADLAATARRVLGPSTALPLAPGTADTDVLVLATDGRLGAEAYELTVEPTAARITGGSAAGVFYGLQSLRQLLPAAAFRAAPLPGTRWEVPCVEIVDQPRFGWRGSHLDVGRHFMPKPFLFRFVDLLAMHKLNVLHLHLTEDQGWRFESHRYPRLTEVGAHRAETRWPRERRGDSQPHGGFYSQDDLRELVAYAADRFVTVVPEVELPGHAQAAIAAYPELGNHPDRRLPVHTGWGVNENVLNAEEPTLRFFQDVYEELLDVFPGTYVHVGGDECPKVQWEKSKRAQQLIAERGLADEKELQSWFIREMATWLAARDRRLVGWDEILEGGLAPGATVMSWRGEEGGIAAARAGHDVVMAPGSHTYLDHYQSDDPREPRAIRGPALPLERVYGYEPVPAELTEAEAAHVLGSQCQLWTEYLPTARHVEYMAFPRMCAFAEVVWSAAERRSYDDFTVRLGGHLERLDALGVEYRPLDGPHPWQRGGGRSRR; from the coding sequence GTGATCATTCCTGTTCCTTCCAGCGTGCGGTGGACCGACGGCACGTTCACCTTCGGTGACACCGTCGTGTCCGGTCCCGCCGACCTGGCCGCGACCGCGCGACGCGTGCTCGGCCCGTCCACTGCACTGCCGCTCGCTCCGGGGACGGCCGACACCGACGTGCTGGTGCTGGCGACGGACGGCCGCCTGGGGGCGGAGGCGTACGAGCTGACCGTCGAGCCGACCGCGGCGCGGATCACCGGCGGGAGCGCCGCCGGGGTGTTCTACGGCCTCCAGTCGCTGCGCCAGCTGCTCCCGGCCGCCGCGTTCCGCGCGGCGCCGCTGCCCGGCACCCGCTGGGAGGTGCCCTGTGTCGAGATCGTGGACCAGCCGCGCTTCGGCTGGCGCGGATCCCACCTCGATGTGGGCAGGCACTTCATGCCGAAGCCGTTCCTGTTCCGCTTCGTCGACCTGCTCGCGATGCACAAGCTGAACGTCCTGCACCTGCACCTGACCGAGGACCAGGGGTGGCGGTTCGAGTCCCACCGGTACCCGAGGCTCACCGAGGTCGGCGCGCACCGGGCCGAGACGCGCTGGCCCCGAGAGCGGCGCGGCGACAGCCAGCCGCACGGCGGCTTCTACTCCCAGGACGACCTGCGCGAGCTCGTCGCGTACGCCGCCGACCGGTTCGTCACGGTCGTGCCCGAGGTCGAGCTGCCCGGGCACGCGCAGGCCGCGATCGCCGCGTACCCCGAGCTGGGCAACCACCCCGACAGGCGACTACCCGTCCATACCGGGTGGGGCGTCAACGAGAACGTCCTCAACGCAGAGGAGCCGACGCTGCGGTTCTTCCAGGACGTGTACGAGGAGCTGCTCGACGTCTTCCCCGGTACATACGTCCACGTCGGCGGCGACGAGTGCCCGAAGGTCCAGTGGGAGAAGAGCAAGCGCGCGCAGCAGCTGATCGCGGAGCGCGGACTCGCGGACGAGAAGGAGCTGCAGAGCTGGTTCATCCGTGAGATGGCCACCTGGCTGGCCGCACGCGACCGCCGGCTCGTCGGCTGGGACGAGATCCTCGAGGGCGGCCTCGCCCCCGGTGCGACCGTGATGTCGTGGCGCGGGGAGGAGGGCGGCATCGCCGCCGCCCGGGCCGGGCACGACGTCGTGATGGCGCCCGGCTCGCACACGTACCTCGACCACTACCAGTCCGACGACCCGCGCGAGCCGCGCGCCATCCGCGGCCCCGCCCTTCCCCTCGAGCGCGTGTACGGGTACGAGCCCGTCCCCGCCGAGCTCACCGAGGCGGAGGCCGCGCACGTGCTCGGGTCGCAGTGCCAGCTCTGGACCGAGTACCTGCCGACGGCGCGGCACGTCGAGTACATGGCGTTCCCCCGGATGTGCGCGTTCGCCGAGGTGGTGTGGTCGGCCGCCGAGCGCCGGTCGTACGACGACTTCACCGTGCGGCTGGGCGGTCACCTGGAACGGCTCGACGCGCTCGGCGTCGAGTACCGGCCGCTCGACGGACCGCACCCCTGGCAGCGGGGCGGAGGCCGCTCGCGCCGCTGA
- a CDS encoding Ion channel protein, with product MARSELRLPLRGERPPLVEIARRVALAVLIVLVSALLVYFDRDDYRDSSGTPITFLSAIYYATVSLSTTGYGDIVPVTPQARLLTILVITPLRFAFLILLVGTTISALSERSRMQYRVARWRAKVRNHTIICGFGTKGRAAARTLIADGVDPSRIVAIDPTPEGVASAQALGITAVQANAEHSETLHQVELDRARAVLITVHDDNSAVMITLTVRQQSKTVFIAASVREEENVALLKQSGARSVITSQEAAGRLVGLAARKPTIAAVAEDLISYGTGLDLRQRPINEDEIGRGVRDVAEVVIAVVRGSREESIPANAAGELRRGDQLLYVQFPDMRPG from the coding sequence ATGGCCCGGTCCGAACTCCGTCTGCCGCTGCGCGGCGAACGTCCGCCGCTGGTGGAGATCGCCCGGCGGGTCGCCCTCGCCGTCCTGATCGTCCTGGTGTCCGCACTGCTCGTCTACTTCGACAGGGACGACTACCGGGACAGCTCGGGCACGCCGATCACGTTCCTGAGCGCGATCTACTACGCGACCGTGAGCCTGTCGACCACCGGGTACGGCGACATCGTGCCGGTGACCCCGCAGGCGCGCCTGCTCACCATCCTCGTCATCACGCCACTGCGCTTCGCGTTCCTGATCCTGCTGGTCGGCACCACGATCAGCGCGCTGTCGGAACGCAGCCGCATGCAGTACCGAGTCGCTCGCTGGAGGGCGAAAGTGCGCAACCACACGATCATCTGCGGGTTCGGCACGAAGGGTCGCGCGGCCGCACGCACGCTGATCGCCGACGGCGTCGACCCGAGCCGGATCGTCGCGATCGACCCGACGCCCGAAGGCGTCGCCTCCGCCCAGGCACTCGGCATCACCGCGGTCCAGGCCAACGCCGAGCACTCCGAGACGCTCCACCAGGTCGAGCTCGACCGCGCACGGGCCGTGCTCATCACCGTGCACGACGACAACAGCGCGGTCATGATCACCCTCACCGTCCGGCAGCAGAGCAAGACGGTGTTCATCGCCGCGTCCGTCCGCGAGGAGGAGAACGTTGCGCTGCTCAAGCAGAGCGGCGCACGTTCGGTCATCACGTCCCAGGAGGCGGCCGGACGCCTCGTCGGGCTCGCCGCACGCAAGCCGACGATCGCGGCGGTCGCCGAGGACCTCATCTCGTACGGCACCGGCCTCGACCTGCGCCAGCGGCCGATCAACGAGGACGAGATCGGGCGGGGTGTCCGCGATGTCGCCGAGGTCGTCATCGCCGTCGTGCGCGGCTCGCGCGAGGAGTCGATCCCGGCCAACGCCGCCGGCGAGCTCCGCCGCGGCGACCAGCTCCTCTACGTCCAGTTCCCGGACATGCGGCCCGGATGA